The Terriglobia bacterium nucleotide sequence GCGCGCGGCGCTCCGTCTCGTGGGCGCCTCGGCATCGCCGCTCGCCGCCGAGGCCGGCGCCGTCAACACGCTGCTCCGGGAAGGGCGAGAAGCGGCATGGACCGGCGAGAACACCGACGTGCCGGGGCTCGCCGCTGGCGTCGAGGAGTGGAAGCGCGCCGAGGCGATCCCGGACTTGGCCGCGCTCCGGATCGCGCTGTGGGGTGGCGGTGGCACCCTCGAGGCGATGCGCCGCGCGTTTCCCGGTGCCGTGGCGTTCTCCGCCAGGACGGGACAGCCGCGGGACGGGAGCCTCGCTTCGGGCCCGTGGGACGTCGTGGTCTGGGCCGTGCCCCGCTCGCGCGCCGGTGCGTGCGTCGCCCCGGGTCCCGAGCTTGGGCCCCGCCTCGTCTTCGATCTCGACTACCGGGAGGACTCCCCCGGTCGGGAGTTCGCGCTGACGTGCGGGGCGAGGTACTTCTCCGGCCTGCATTTCCTGGAGCGGCAGGCGGCTCTCCAGCAGCGATTCTGGAGCCTCCATGAGCGCTAACCGTTTCGGCGAGCGGTTCGAGATCCTCACCTTCGGCGAGAGCCACGGCCCGGGCCTCGGCGTCGTCATCGACGGGTGTCCGGCGGGCGTCCCGTGGGACGCGGCCCTGCTCGAGCGCGAGATGGCCCGGCGCCGCCCCGGCCAGGCGTTCGGTTCGGGACGCGCCGAGCCGGATCGGGTGGAGGTTTTGAGCGGCGTGTTCGAGGGATTCACCCTCGGAACGCCGATCGCGCTCCTCACACGAAACGTCGACGCGCGATCCTCGGACTACGAAGCCTTGCGGGACGCCCCCCGCGTGGGGCACGCCGACGACGTCTGGCTCGTGAAGTTCGGCCGGAGCGACCCCAGGGGCGGCGGACGCTCGTCCGGGCGCGAGACGGTGGCCCGTGTGATGGCGGGAGCGGTCGCCCGCATGCTCGTACGCTGCCTCGAGCCCCGAATCGCGGTCCTCGGCTACACCTCCGCGATCGGCCCTCTCGCGCTGTCGGACGTGGACCGGACCGGCGCGGCGTCGATGGACGAGGACCGGCTCGAGGCGT carries:
- the aroC gene encoding chorismate synthase → MSANRFGERFEILTFGESHGPGLGVVIDGCPAGVPWDAALLEREMARRRPGQAFGSGRAEPDRVEVLSGVFEGFTLGTPIALLTRNVDARSSDYEALRDAPRVGHADDVWLVKFGRSDPRGGGRSSGRETVARVMAGAVARMLVRCLEPRIAVLGYTSAIGPLALSDVDRTGAASMDEDRLEAFPARFPSPTRSEAIVELLDRAKTEGMSWGGTAEILVENPPAGLGQPVFHKLKADLASAMLSTGATAAVEIGSGSASARAEGTAFHDPRAGGKPYGGIRGGITTGERLRLSVSFKPTSSVRKFARSGRHDPCIVPRAIPVLCSMTWLVLADHLLWRRQDRV